The genomic window TGTAAGTTTTTTTATCAGTTATAACTTCTTCTACTTTATCAGTTCCTTTTATTTCTAAAACTTTTTCTCCATAATTTACTTTAATTCCATTATCAGATAGATTTTTACTCATCATATTTCTGAATTCAACATCATAATATCCTGATAAACAACTATCACTTAAATCAACAAGATTTACATTTTTTCCACATCTTTGGAATGCTTCAGCTAACTCTACTCCAATATATCCAGCTCCAACTACAACAATGTCTTTTAAATCTTGATTTTTTAATTTTTCTATAACATCTGCTGCATGTTGATATAATTTAACAAATTGAACATTTTTTAAATCTTTTCCTGGAATATTTAAATCAATTGGTAATGAACCTGTTGAAAGTATTAATTTATCATATGATTCCTCATATTTTTCTCCATTTTTTCCAGTTGCAAAAACAACTTTCTTTTCAAAGTCTATATTGTTAACTTCAGTTTCCATATGAATTTTTGCACCTTTAGATTCTAAAATTTCTTTAGAAGAATAAAATAATCCTTCTGGTCCAGAAATTTGTTTTCCAATCCATAAAGCCATTCCACAACCTAAAAAGCTAATATTTGAGTTTTTATCAAAAACTACTACTTCATTGTTAGGATAATTATTTAATATTGTATTTATTGTAGCTGTCCCAGCATGATTTGCACCCACTACTACTATTTTGCTCATTGAATTACCTCCAAATTTGTTATAATTACACTTAGTTACAAGCATATTATACTATATAAAAATAAAAAAGGCAAGATATTTTATAATTGAAAAAAACTCTTTAAAAAAAAATTTTTTTTAGTATAATATAAGTATCAATAATTATGAGGTGAGTATATTAAT from Fusobacterium sp. FSA-380-WT-3A includes these protein-coding regions:
- the nox gene encoding H2O-forming NADH oxidase; its protein translation is MSKIVVVGANHAGTATINTILNNYPNNEVVVFDKNSNISFLGCGMALWIGKQISGPEGLFYSSKEILESKGAKIHMETEVNNIDFEKKVVFATGKNGEKYEESYDKLILSTGSLPIDLNIPGKDLKNVQFVKLYQHAADVIEKLKNQDLKDIVVVGAGYIGVELAEAFQRCGKNVNLVDLSDSCLSGYYDVEFRNMMSKNLSDNGIKVNYGEKVLEIKGTDKVEEVITDKKTYKADMVILAVGFVPNNILGKGTLELFKNGAYKVDLTQKTSLDDVYAIGDCATVFDNSIENTNYIALATNAVRSGVVAAHNVCGTKLESIGVQGSNGISIYGLNMVSTGLTLEKATRLGYNAIATDYEDLQKPAFIEHNNDKVKIRIVYDKETRRILGAQMASKQDISMGIHMFSLAIQEKVTIDKLKLLDIFFLPHFNQPYNYITMAALSAK